A single region of the Hyphomicrobiales bacterium genome encodes:
- a CDS encoding Glycosyltransferase involved in cell wall biosynthesis — MSISVLILTLNEENILPSCLASVAWSDDVVVLDSFSTDRTVEIAKAAGARVYQRAYDNEHTQHNYALKEIHFKYPWVYMPDADEITPPDLRDEMLAAVADPDRPEAGFRVRFKVIFMGQWLKHSSLYPTWVMRLVRPEKVHFEREINSVCVVDGPVGRLQGHFTHYSFNKGLNAWYEKHNRYSWHEARESLMSLERGSLRMSDLFSREAPRRRRAMKELSFRLPCRPTLRFLYMYFVRRGFLDGWAGYVYCRLLVAYEYMIVIKIAEIRRRRQGLPV, encoded by the coding sequence ATGAGCATTTCCGTTCTCATCCTGACCTTGAACGAGGAAAACATCCTGCCCTCATGTCTCGCGTCGGTCGCGTGGAGCGATGATGTCGTGGTGCTCGATTCCTTCAGCACCGACCGTACAGTAGAGATCGCGAAAGCGGCAGGCGCGCGTGTCTATCAACGTGCCTACGATAATGAGCACACACAGCATAATTACGCGTTGAAGGAAATACACTTCAAATACCCATGGGTTTACATGCCCGACGCGGATGAAATAACTCCGCCGGATCTGCGCGATGAGATGCTGGCAGCCGTTGCCGATCCGGACCGGCCGGAAGCGGGCTTCCGTGTGCGCTTCAAGGTCATCTTCATGGGCCAGTGGCTCAAGCACAGCAGCCTCTATCCCACCTGGGTCATGCGCCTTGTCAGGCCGGAGAAAGTGCATTTCGAGCGCGAGATCAATTCGGTCTGCGTTGTCGATGGGCCGGTTGGCCGGCTACAGGGGCACTTCACTCACTACAGTTTCAACAAGGGGCTCAATGCCTGGTACGAGAAGCACAATCGCTACTCGTGGCATGAAGCGCGCGAGTCCCTGATGAGCCTCGAGCGGGGCAGCCTCAGGATGAGTGATCTCTTCAGCAGGGAAGCGCCTCGCCGCCGCCGCGCGATGAAGGAATTGTCCTTCCGTCTGCCTTGCCGGCCCACGCTGCGGTTTCTTTACATGTACTTTGTCAGACGTGGATTTCTGGACGGTTGGGCAGGCTATGTCTATTGCCGCCTGCTTGTCGCCTATGAATACATGATCGTGATCAAGATCGCGGAGATCCGCCGCCGACGCCAAGGTTTGCCTGTATGA
- a CDS encoding Poly(Glycerol-phosphate) alpha-glucosyltransferase, whose product MTMPLIDALTIASPARAAPLPAPSPLKVGMLLGSIAPTAGGVAACVQALGLALHAPALSHHIEVFSLADHGGNRDLGGWGALPVQLCTTAGPRGFGYAPGLSAAMAAVDLDVLHVHGLWMYPSVAARRWGAARHAPYIVSPHGMLDSWALANSGWKKDIATRLYERAHLTNAACIHALCDAELEAIRAFGLRNPVCVIRNGVTAPKSSPAARPAWRAALPDDARVLLFLGRLTPKKGLTNLIRAWGAFKQRAGTRASAWQLVLAGWGADSYVAGLRSLAANLALGASVHFIGPQHDAAKEATFAASDAFILPSVSEGLPMAILEAWQHGLPVLMTPQCNLPEGVSHGAAVAVMPDVDSLTACLVDLAAWPPTLLAAMGEAGRTLVGEHFSWPAVAQEFSAVYEWICRGGVRPGCIDIW is encoded by the coding sequence ATGACCATGCCATTGATCGACGCGCTGACGATCGCATCCCCGGCCAGGGCCGCGCCGCTGCCCGCGCCCTCTCCGCTGAAGGTGGGCATGCTGCTTGGCTCCATTGCGCCGACGGCGGGTGGGGTCGCGGCTTGCGTCCAGGCGCTCGGCCTGGCCTTGCATGCGCCCGCGCTATCGCACCACATAGAGGTCTTTTCCCTCGCCGATCACGGCGGGAACCGCGATCTCGGGGGCTGGGGCGCGTTGCCGGTGCAGTTGTGCACGACCGCCGGCCCTCGCGGTTTCGGTTATGCGCCGGGATTGTCCGCCGCGATGGCCGCCGTCGACCTCGATGTTCTCCACGTCCATGGCTTGTGGATGTACCCCTCGGTCGCGGCACGCCGGTGGGGCGCCGCGAGGCATGCGCCCTACATCGTGAGCCCGCACGGCATGCTGGACTCCTGGGCACTCGCCAACAGCGGCTGGAAAAAGGACATCGCGACGCGCCTCTATGAGCGCGCGCATCTCACCAACGCCGCCTGTATCCACGCGCTTTGCGACGCGGAACTGGAGGCGATCCGCGCCTTCGGCCTGCGCAATCCCGTCTGTGTCATCCGCAACGGCGTCACCGCCCCGAAGAGCAGCCCGGCGGCGCGCCCGGCCTGGCGCGCGGCGCTGCCGGACGATGCGCGCGTGCTTCTTTTTCTCGGGCGGCTGACCCCGAAGAAGGGGCTGACGAACCTCATCCGTGCCTGGGGCGCCTTCAAGCAACGCGCGGGGACGCGGGCCTCGGCCTGGCAACTCGTGCTCGCCGGCTGGGGAGCGGACAGCTATGTCGCCGGCTTGCGGTCTCTCGCGGCCAATCTCGCGCTCGGCGCCAGTGTGCATTTCATCGGCCCGCAGCATGACGCCGCGAAAGAGGCGACCTTCGCCGCCTCAGATGCCTTCATTCTGCCCTCGGTGAGCGAGGGCCTGCCGATGGCGATCCTGGAAGCCTGGCAACACGGCCTGCCGGTGCTGATGACGCCGCAATGCAACCTGCCGGAAGGCGTCTCCCATGGCGCTGCCGTCGCGGTGATGCCCGATGTCGACAGCTTGACCGCATGTCTTGTCGATCTTGCCGCATGGCCGCCTACGCTGCTCGCGGCGATGGGCGAGGCCGGCCGCACGCTGGTCGGGGAGCATTTCAGCTGGCCAGCCGTGGCCCAGGAGTTTTCCGCCGTCTATGAGTGGATCTGTAGGGGTGGCGTCAGGCCAGGCTGCATCGATATCTGGTGA
- a CDS encoding putative colanic acid biosynthesis acetyltransferase WcaF (Evidence 3 : Putative function from multiple computational evidences), giving the protein MMSARHALHGEGARPLRTIGAYRPSPHSRANKIARLAWGCVWLLLFRPSPKPFHAWRRMLLRLFGAEIGPGAVIHASARIWAPWNLTMGTCASLSHRVDCYAVDLISIGDYATVSQYSFLCAASHDIDAPDMPLVTAPIVIGAHAWIAADAFVGPGVTIGEGAVVGARASAFRPVPPWTVVAGNPARAIRMRRPAVAAAQGANWAAEHRGQAT; this is encoded by the coding sequence ATGATGAGCGCCCGGCACGCCCTTCACGGCGAAGGCGCCCGCCCGCTCAGGACGATCGGCGCCTACCGGCCGAGCCCGCACAGCCGCGCCAACAAGATCGCCCGGCTGGCCTGGGGTTGCGTGTGGCTCCTGCTGTTCCGGCCAAGCCCCAAGCCGTTCCATGCCTGGCGGCGGATGCTGCTCAGATTGTTCGGCGCCGAGATCGGCCCCGGCGCCGTCATCCATGCCTCCGCGCGCATCTGGGCGCCCTGGAACCTGACCATGGGCACCTGCGCCAGCCTCAGCCATCGCGTCGACTGCTATGCGGTCGATCTCATTTCCATCGGCGACTACGCGACGGTGAGCCAGTACAGCTTCCTGTGCGCGGCGAGCCATGACATCGACGCGCCCGACATGCCGCTCGTGACGGCGCCTATCGTCATCGGCGCCCATGCCTGGATCGCGGCCGATGCCTTTGTCGGGCCGGGTGTGACCATCGGTGAGGGGGCCGTGGTTGGGGCGCGTGCCTCGGCCTTTCGTCCGGTGCCGCCATGGACCGTCGTGGCGGGCAACCCGGCGCGGGCGATCCGTATGCGTCGACCCGCGGTGGCAGCCGCTCAAGGGGCGAATTGGGCTGCCGAGCACAGGGGGCAAGCGACATGA
- a CDS encoding Undecaprenyl-phosphate N-acetylglucosaminyl 1-phosphate transferase: MPLHATHLMNAFLLAVVLILLLRGIAWPLGLIDKPDSRKLHHGGVPVVGGIAMFLAFSLTACLVDGLLETCWPLLAGLAILVGLGVVDDRFNLRAPPRLAVQITAALVIVAPGGHLITDLGDVIGFGLGAGAGGERALELGIFAMPFTLIFMVGVINALNMIDGLDGLAGGVAASAFFWLAMAGYFSDAGSATLPLLLLCVTAGFLLFNLRHPWQARARVFMGDAGSTMLGASIAFLTIDAATGPARLAPLPAWLWLCALPAIDTLSLIVRRLMVGQSPMASDRRHLHHLLLEAGLSARAATTTIVMVTFLLGGIGMLGVWLGISTHVMVLGLVLVLGLHVFFVGHHEHRAARRNAGAAAPAADPVMSSQPVRKRLS, translated from the coding sequence ATGCCGCTGCACGCCACACATCTGATGAACGCCTTCCTCCTGGCCGTCGTTCTGATCCTGCTGCTCAGGGGGATCGCCTGGCCGCTCGGGCTGATAGACAAGCCCGATAGCCGCAAGCTGCATCATGGCGGTGTGCCGGTCGTTGGTGGCATTGCCATGTTCCTCGCATTCTCTCTCACGGCCTGTCTGGTTGACGGTCTCCTGGAGACGTGCTGGCCACTGCTCGCGGGACTGGCGATCCTGGTTGGCCTTGGGGTCGTGGACGATCGGTTCAACCTGCGCGCTCCGCCGCGTCTCGCGGTGCAGATCACGGCGGCCCTTGTCATTGTCGCGCCCGGCGGCCATCTCATCACCGATCTCGGCGACGTCATCGGATTTGGTCTCGGAGCGGGCGCCGGAGGCGAGCGGGCGCTGGAACTCGGCATCTTCGCCATGCCGTTCACGCTCATCTTCATGGTCGGCGTGATCAATGCCCTCAACATGATCGACGGTCTGGACGGCCTGGCCGGCGGCGTCGCAGCGTCGGCCTTCTTCTGGCTGGCGATGGCTGGTTATTTCTCCGACGCAGGAAGCGCCACCCTGCCGCTCCTGCTGCTGTGTGTGACCGCGGGGTTTCTGCTGTTCAATCTGCGCCATCCCTGGCAGGCCCGCGCGCGGGTCTTCATGGGCGATGCGGGCTCGACCATGCTCGGCGCGAGCATCGCGTTTCTGACGATCGACGCCGCCACCGGCCCGGCCCGTCTGGCGCCGCTGCCGGCCTGGCTCTGGCTTTGTGCTTTGCCGGCTATTGATACATTGAGTCTGATCGTTCGGCGCCTTATGGTCGGGCAAAGCCCCATGGCGAGTGATCGTCGCCACCTGCATCACCTTCTCCTGGAGGCGGGGCTCTCGGCACGTGCTGCCACGACCACGATCGTCATGGTCACGTTCCTGCTCGGCGGCATCGGCATGCTGGGCGTGTGGCTTGGCATTTCCACCCATGTGATGGTTCTCGGCCTGGTGCTGGTGCTGGGCTTGCACGTGTTCTTCGTCGGCCATCATGAGCATCGCGCGGCGCGGCGCAACGCCGGCGCGGCCGCTCCGGCGGCGGATCCGGTGATGTCATCGCAGCCTGTGCGAAAGCGTCTGTCATGA
- a CDS encoding conserved membrane hypothetical protein (Evidence 4 : Unknown function but conserved in other organisms), with product MSAYSEAGWLWDNWMWTAIVAAITIAMLLSAMTRPGKIYEFPFLAAAITFAFILPQLPGLATDRFLPAGGYAKAIAFTGLCLAMCQMGWWACRRPMRLVDWTFDERRLLIAAGVLSLIGASFYIQLSRLPRDVTVGTTISGLPVVYLFFSRMLTYGLALGLICLARRPSAWAWAIVLGGSLLYLDRIIITGKRGEAMEFLMLIALALWFHRGWAAPRFLMLTGLVAGTLLLGSTHDYRELTRSEGIPDVASLSQIDIVENFDQILERGGPEMHNAVLRIAATDRSRDFDYGAFHWNMLVYTFVPAQLVGQALKGALMIDMDQRYDREYDPLLGSTETGMADAFSSFWYFGALKFFLIAFAMRAIYRAAIGGSTGAEIVYLLSVVPAMHTFSHFTQWILSAWVQLAIFLLPALLYARQRRDEALRDNALPVRISDHQISMQPGLTPPLQIHS from the coding sequence ATGAGCGCCTACAGCGAGGCCGGATGGCTCTGGGACAACTGGATGTGGACAGCCATTGTCGCTGCCATCACCATTGCCATGCTGCTGTCGGCGATGACCCGTCCGGGCAAGATCTACGAGTTTCCATTCCTCGCAGCGGCCATAACCTTCGCCTTCATTCTCCCGCAACTGCCCGGCCTCGCGACAGATCGCTTCCTGCCGGCCGGTGGCTATGCGAAGGCAATCGCTTTCACCGGCCTCTGTCTTGCCATGTGTCAGATGGGCTGGTGGGCTTGCCGAAGGCCGATGCGTCTTGTCGACTGGACCTTCGACGAGCGCCGCCTGCTGATAGCGGCCGGCGTGTTGTCCCTGATCGGCGCATCCTTCTACATCCAGCTGAGTCGGTTGCCGCGCGACGTGACCGTGGGCACCACGATCAGCGGGCTGCCGGTGGTATACCTTTTCTTTTCGCGGATGCTGACCTATGGCCTGGCGCTGGGTCTCATCTGCCTCGCGCGGCGTCCGTCTGCATGGGCATGGGCCATCGTACTCGGTGGAAGCCTCCTTTATCTCGATCGCATAATTATCACCGGCAAACGCGGTGAGGCCATGGAATTCCTGATGCTCATCGCATTGGCGCTGTGGTTCCACCGGGGTTGGGCGGCGCCGCGTTTCCTGATGCTGACAGGGTTGGTCGCGGGAACCTTGCTGCTGGGATCGACCCATGACTATCGTGAGTTGACGCGGAGTGAAGGTATTCCAGATGTCGCGTCCCTTTCTCAAATCGATATCGTTGAGAATTTCGACCAGATTCTGGAAAGAGGCGGTCCGGAAATGCACAATGCGGTCCTGCGCATTGCGGCCACCGATCGCAGTCGTGACTTTGACTACGGCGCGTTTCACTGGAACATGCTGGTTTATACCTTCGTCCCCGCCCAACTGGTCGGCCAGGCCCTGAAGGGCGCGCTGATGATCGACATGGATCAGCGATACGACCGGGAATATGATCCATTACTTGGAAGTACCGAGACAGGCATGGCCGATGCCTTTTCATCCTTCTGGTACTTCGGGGCCCTCAAGTTCTTCCTGATTGCATTTGCCATGCGCGCGATCTACCGCGCCGCGATCGGCGGCAGCACGGGTGCGGAAATCGTGTATCTCCTGTCGGTGGTGCCGGCGATGCATACGTTTTCCCATTTCACGCAGTGGATCCTGTCAGCCTGGGTGCAACTGGCGATCTTCCTCCTGCCGGCGTTGCTTTATGCACGCCAGCGGAGGGATGAAGCCTTGAGGGACAATGCCTTGCCGGTGCGGATCAGCGATCACCAGATATCGATGCAGCCTGGCCTGACGCCACCCCTACAGATCCACTCATAG
- a CDS encoding Glycosyl transferase family 4, with translation MKLAYFGFPHRGGTYTVYRLLRDELAPFGTKLCWIGTGEAAHRAIRDPAFAAELAHGFVTGMATDGEQAQARSLVSALEAGSFDGVIVSVLADRAQTNAVRYLAAPMLRIMIVHNITPATYAAARAIRDHVHATVGVSPRIRDDLVRSYGFDDRYTMAIPNGTDLAEHLPAARPFVAHAPLRLLSLGRIEDVAKGVFWLPQILEALPPEITLTIAGSGPDAERLRALSMSLGARVRFTGEVDPDTVDALMKTHDILLAPSRFEGFMITAVEAMARGCVPVIARIHGVTDSIVTDGADGLLFPVGDWRAAAAGILCLDNDRPLLHRLAAAGCWTAHERFRADLMASRYHTLIRRLVHDRPAIAKPLSFDHWRMAGGLRPGLRSYLPSPIKNVLRVLRERAVS, from the coding sequence ATGAAACTCGCTTATTTCGGCTTCCCGCATCGTGGCGGCACCTACACGGTCTACCGGCTTCTGCGCGACGAGCTCGCGCCGTTCGGGACGAAGCTCTGCTGGATCGGCACCGGCGAGGCGGCGCATCGCGCGATCCGCGATCCCGCCTTCGCCGCGGAACTGGCCCATGGTTTTGTCACGGGCATGGCCACGGATGGTGAGCAGGCGCAGGCACGTTCTCTCGTGAGCGCGCTGGAAGCTGGCAGCTTCGACGGCGTGATCGTCAGCGTGCTGGCGGACAGGGCGCAGACCAATGCGGTGCGTTATCTGGCGGCCCCGATGCTGCGCATCATGATCGTGCACAATATTACTCCCGCGACGTATGCCGCCGCGCGCGCCATCCGTGATCATGTGCATGCGACCGTCGGCGTCTCGCCACGCATTCGGGATGACCTCGTCAGATCCTATGGATTCGACGACAGGTACACGATGGCCATTCCCAACGGCACGGATCTCGCTGAGCATCTGCCCGCAGCGCGGCCGTTTGTGGCGCATGCGCCGCTGCGGCTTTTGTCGCTCGGGCGGATCGAGGATGTCGCCAAGGGCGTGTTCTGGCTGCCGCAGATCCTTGAAGCGCTTCCGCCCGAGATCACCTTGACGATTGCCGGCTCCGGCCCTGACGCGGAGCGCCTGCGCGCGCTCTCAATGTCGCTGGGAGCGCGCGTCCGCTTCACGGGCGAAGTCGACCCCGATACTGTGGATGCCTTGATGAAGACCCACGACATTCTTCTCGCGCCATCGCGTTTCGAGGGCTTCATGATCACCGCGGTCGAGGCCATGGCGCGGGGCTGTGTGCCCGTCATCGCGCGGATCCATGGGGTCACCGATTCCATCGTCACGGACGGTGCCGACGGCCTGTTGTTCCCCGTGGGGGATTGGCGCGCCGCTGCTGCGGGGATCCTGTGTCTCGACAACGATCGCCCGCTGCTGCATCGGCTGGCCGCCGCGGGATGCTGGACAGCCCATGAACGGTTCCGGGCCGATCTGATGGCGTCGCGCTATCACACGCTGATCCGCCGGCTCGTCCATGACCGCCCCGCCATCGCGAAGCCACTGTCTTTCGATCACTGGCGCATGGCGGGCGGGCTGAGGCCCGGGCTACGCAGCTATCTGCCTTCGCCGATCAAGAATGTTCTGCGCGTCCTGCGCGAGCGGGCCGTGTCATGA
- a CDS encoding conserved hypothetical protein (Evidence 4 : Unknown function but conserved in other organisms), which produces MQQSPVPLGPEVARRSAGRPRWWSGMTTDGMTLRHRLVLSPGAGLLLIAALAVTAMIMLPAFGLLAAERLLSVHSEAGSADAIVVLGGDGPRRAYRAASLYRAGVAPQVIIAGDGDCQFIRQMMIDRGVPGAVIQTECRSRNTWENALFSVPMLIQAKVRRAVIVTSWFHSRRALACFRAVAPQVAFASSPVEPEWPSWRLVADPDSGRILLEYVKVAWYMLRYGVDITGFGGADTQGGTS; this is translated from the coding sequence ATGCAGCAAAGTCCGGTCCCCCTGGGTCCCGAGGTTGCCAGGCGTTCGGCAGGTCGTCCGCGCTGGTGGTCGGGGATGACTACGGACGGGATGACCTTGCGCCATCGCTTGGTCCTTTCACCGGGCGCGGGTCTTCTTCTGATCGCCGCGCTCGCCGTCACCGCGATGATCATGCTGCCGGCTTTCGGGCTCCTGGCGGCCGAGCGATTGCTGTCGGTGCACTCCGAGGCCGGCAGCGCCGATGCCATCGTGGTGCTGGGCGGGGACGGTCCACGCCGCGCCTATCGCGCGGCGTCGCTCTATCGCGCTGGCGTGGCACCACAGGTTATTATCGCGGGCGATGGCGATTGTCAGTTCATTCGGCAGATGATGATTGATCGCGGTGTCCCGGGGGCCGTGATCCAGACGGAATGTCGATCGCGCAATACTTGGGAAAACGCACTCTTCTCCGTTCCCATGCTGATTCAAGCCAAAGTGCGTCGGGCTGTCATCGTCACCAGCTGGTTCCATAGCAGGCGCGCTCTCGCTTGCTTCCGGGCGGTGGCGCCACAGGTGGCCTTTGCGTCGTCGCCCGTTGAGCCGGAATGGCCGTCCTGGCGTCTTGTGGCGGATCCCGACAGCGGTCGCATCCTTCTCGAGTATGTGAAAGTCGCCTGGTACATGCTGCGCTATGGCGTCGATATAACGGGGTTCGGTGGGGCCGATACGCAGGGGGGGACGTCATGA